Below is a genomic region from Schistocerca americana isolate TAMUIC-IGC-003095 chromosome 1, iqSchAmer2.1, whole genome shotgun sequence.
tatgaatGTGCAGCTGTCTTGAATGCACATACGCAAGATGTTAAGAAAGTGTTGTGGCATCCACATCTTGATATATTGGCTTCCGCCAGTTACGATAACACTGTGAAAATTTTTAGGGAAGACCCCGATGACAATGATTGGATTTGTGCAGCTACTTTGAGTTCTCATGAGTCAACTGTTTGGGGTTTGGCTTTTAATCCCACGGGCTCACGACTTGCAACATGTAGTGCTGATCTAACGGTAAAAATTTGGAATGAATACCTCCCAGGTAATTCTGAGGGAATTGTGACACCAGGAACGGATGCTGTGTGGAAATGCGTGTGCACATTGTCAGGTTATCATAATCGTACAATTTATGATATTGACTGGTGTGGGACAACAGACCTCATTGTAACAGCGTGTGGTGACGACAATATTAGAATTTTTAAGGAATCTCCTGGTTCTGATAGAAATGCCCCGACTTTCTCTTTATTGCACACATGCTATGGAGCCCACACACAAGATGTTAACAGTGTTTCATGGAATCCTACGTTTCCTGGTTTATTAGCATCTGCAAGTGATGAtggagaaataaaaatttggaacTGCAGTGATTATTAAACAGATGAACAGTTCTGCTAACTCTTGACCTAGACATTCCGTTGCTGCTAATGCACAGTGACAGACAGATAAAACAGTTTGAAGCACATGCATAAGTTTCATCATTTCTGTGAAGACAGTAACTGCTAGTACACATATTgtctctgttttcttttttatgtatatataataaagattttgttttttgtttagagTGTAAATTTGGAATGAGGTTTTCCCAAATATTTCACTTAGTTAAAAATTAATATTACTTTTATGAACTGACATGAGCTACCACAAGAGTAATTATAATTGGTCTTGGAAGGTGTGCCTCCTGCAGTTACATTATGACAAAAATAGAGTCGGTGAAAGTGTCAGattccacctctctgctttgaCACATATTTGCCTGTTTGTGTAGCAAGCTTTGCAAACAGGTTTGTTCTAGGCAAAGTGTAGCAGTGACATCTTACAGTTGGGATTTAAAGTAGCATTGGTTGTGTTACTTTCTTTCAGATagtgttacagagaaattgggTTTAATAAAATGAAGCTGCATGATAGAGCATTTAAggaagactcagtatcaagggtgggcaaCTACCTGTAACTGGGCCTTCAGTCCACAACCACTCACCTTCAGACATTACCATAAACTTTAAAGGAATCTTCAGCTTGCTAGTACATATGTTCCTCAGTCATACTGTCATCATCAGAGGAAGCCTTAATCATTCCAAcggtcaattgggaaaattacagttttgtaactGGTGTTTCTGGTAGGACAGCCTATGAAACAACACTTGACACTTTCTTTGAAATTACTCAGAAGAAATAGTTTAGAAGCTCACTCATGACAGAATTATATTTAATGATAACAAATGGACTTGACATCTTTGAAAATGACCGTATCAGGACTCATAGCAAAAATGATTACCAaactacaaagggcaactaaaacaaattTAGGCTTACATGTGCAGCAAACTAGATAAAGGagacagtagtgtcatatctcatggAGGCATTTAGCTCTAGGCGGAAGCATCTAGAGGAACTGTAACTGAAATCTGGACAAATTGTTGGCCACCCGTTAAGAGAGATGTATCTAGCAGAACACTCCATTATGGGAGGTAGTATAGTCTGTGAAAAGAACCTTTTAAATAAACACTGTAATTGAAGAACAGTCCAGAGAGCTATAGACACAGAGATGCTAAATGAGATGCATTTGGTTATCATAAGGACAGTGAATGAAACTTCAGAGACTGCCATATAGAATTTTATCAAAAGACATGTAACAAACCCAATGAAATTCACATGCCAAGGGTGCTGGTGGCATCAAGAGTTACTGATTTGTCCAGACACTCATGTTGACACAGGAACCACATTTGAGGGTAGCAAGACAAAAGcaaaattttcaaatattcctttgcaAAGGAAGATCCAGGAGTACTGTTCTGGGTTAATTATCatactatttaaaaaaatattttcagtggcACTGAAGAGCAACTGAAAGGCTTCATGGCTTCAATGAATACCTAATCAGATAATATACTAAACTTGCAGCTGAGTTAAGCCCTCTCTTAACTGCACTAAAATGTATAGCTCTTGCACAGGAAACTGTGCCCAATGTGTGGAAGTAGGCACAGATCCCTCCTGTCTGCATACAAAACTACCATCTTATTGATATACATCTCTAGTAGAATCTTAAGAGATATTATGAGTTCCCGTATAATGGAGTACCTCTTGCAGGATGACCTCTTCCATCCATGTCATCTAACATGAACTCTGGGAGTCGTATATCAAAGCAGTCAGGTGGATGCAATTTTCCTtgtcttctgaaaagcatttggccCAGCACCACACCAACACTTACTAATAAAAGTACTATGACATGAGGCATCAAACTAAATTTATTACTGGATTAAGCAATTTTTGCTGTGAAGGAAGAAGTACAAAGTTTTGGATAAAGATTCATTGACAGCTGTAGAAGTTACTTCGAGGTGTGCACTAGGAAAAGAGTATTATGTCCATTACTGTTTATGAAGTACATTTATTTATTCTCAAGTCAGAAACATACGAATACACAGGCTGTCACTCAAGCCAGGAAACAGAGCAAGTAGACTGGGAAAATACAATATCACAACCGGCCAGAAAATCGCAACCTCCTAGGCATTCATAGTGGTATGAACGATATCATCCTCAGTGGTGGTTGTTGGGCACAGGAGGTGTAGAAATATGTGGCTTGTGTCTACTCTTGTCCACATTTACATTATGTGTTGTGAACATCAAAACCCGATTTCTTCATATCACTGTACAGGCTTTCC
It encodes:
- the LOC124599665 gene encoding probable cytosolic iron-sulfur protein assembly protein Ciao1 isoform X3, whose amino-acid sequence is MVRMESVQTLLGHQGRVWNVSWHPQGSFLASCGEDKTIRIWGREGDKWITKAVLTDGHQRTIRQVAWSPCGNYLASASFDATVAIWDKKSGEFECNATLEGHENEVKSVSWSKSGQLLATCSRDKSVWVWEVAEDDEYECAAVLNAHTQDVKKVLWHPHLDILASASYDNTVKIFREDPDDNDWICAATLSSHESTVWGLAFNPTGSRLATCSADLTVKIWNEYLPGNSEGIVTPGTDAVWKCVCTLSGYHNRTIYDIDWCGTTDLIVTACGDDNIRIFKESPGSDRNAPTFSLLHTCYGAHTQDVNSVSWNPTFPGLLASASDDGEIKIWNCSDY